The genome window TCAATGATCAACATTTGGAGGGGCAGAATTATTTGAAAGATAAAAATTTTTTCTTTTTATTGTGATAAAATGTTGTTGTATAATATGGTAAATAAATTACTGAGGGAGTTAGTATGAAACTGTTAGTAAGATTATTTATCACTTTCGGTATGATTTTTTTTATTGCAAGCGCTAATCCGGCTTTTGCCGGGCAGGAATGGCAGCTTTACAACGAGGCTGAATCGCTGGAAAAAGCGGGCAACCTGACAGAAGCCATGAAGATATGGGAGCCTTTGATCGATTCAATGGCGGCGATCGGTGAGGATGAGGCCGCGGGTTTTTGCGCCCAAAAGCTTGGGCGGGCTTACGACAAACTAGGGCGGTATGGCGACGCTGTGAAATATTATGGGATCGAAGCTGCTTTCTGGAATAAATTGCCCGGCCATGCTGAGTGGACTTTGTATGACTCCAAGCGTGCTGAAGAAATCCGTCCGGAATTATGTGTATACGCGCAGAAACCGGCTGCCGGGTCGCCGTCAAACTTGGCCAAGTGCGAGCCGGCCCAGGGAACGCTGCTGGGGGCCGCGGTGGCAGGCGACCCGGCAATCGGGCGTGATCATTTGGACCGGATATCCGAAGTTTACGGCCGGAACTATGCTGCCGTTCTGATTTATGTAAATGATTGGAACGGTTACCCGGATGATGATTTGTTGAAGTCGGCCAAAGAAGAAGGACTGGCTTTGCAAGTGGCCTGGGAGCCTTCCATGGGCCTGGCCGCGGTGGAAGATAATGATTACTTGCACGCCTTTGCCGCGAAGCTGAATGACTACGGGCTGCCGGTGTTCCTGCGCTTTGCCGCGGAGATGAACGGCGACTGGACGCCCTGGACCGGCAATCCCACCCAGTATATTGAGAAGTTCCGCCTGGTGGCCGGGGTTATGCGGCAGGAAGCGCCGAACGTGGCCATGGTCTGGTCCCCGGGCTATTACCCGGATGAGAAGGTTGACGCCTATTACCCTGGCGACCAATGGGTGGACTGGGTGGGCATCAACGCTTACACCGACTATTTTTTCAATGGGAGTCCGGATTCACCGGCGGAAACGGCCACTATGAACTACCAGGGGCGCAACGCCAACCCGCTGCATAAGTTCAAGGCTATCTACGAGCGCTATTCTTCCAGGAAACCGATTATGATCAGCGAAACCGGCGTGGCCTGGGCTAACCGCTACCCGTTTATCGACGTTTCCGACTGGGGGGCGGCCAATCTGAATCGTCTTTACAGCTACCTGCCTTTGCTTTACCCGCGCGTTAAGGCAGTCTATTATTTCAATTATGATATCAGCAACAAGGGGCCGGAATTTCCTTGCTTCAGTCATTATCTGATTTCAGGCAACGAGAAAATGCTGCGCGCCTAC of Pelotomaculum isophthalicicum JI contains these proteins:
- a CDS encoding stalk domain-containing protein, producing the protein MKLLVRLFITFGMIFFIASANPAFAGQEWQLYNEAESLEKAGNLTEAMKIWEPLIDSMAAIGEDEAAGFCAQKLGRAYDKLGRYGDAVKYYGIEAAFWNKLPGHAEWTLYDSKRAEEIRPELCVYAQKPAAGSPSNLAKCEPAQGTLLGAAVAGDPAIGRDHLDRISEVYGRNYAAVLIYVNDWNGYPDDDLLKSAKEEGLALQVAWEPSMGLAAVEDNDYLHAFAAKLNDYGLPVFLRFAAEMNGDWTPWTGNPTQYIEKFRLVAGVMRQEAPNVAMVWSPGYYPDEKVDAYYPGDQWVDWVGINAYTDYFFNGSPDSPAETATMNYQGRNANPLHKFKAIYERYSSRKPIMISETGVAWANRYPFIDVSDWGAANLNRLYSYLPLLYPRVKAVYYFNYDISNKGPEFPCFSHYLISGNEKMLRAYRQATASPWYLDDWRQQASVCYQALDKVLPEGAEELVTYASTGNGVSRVEYYFNGNLIGSAAAAPWALHYNFSQAGPGTLEVRVYDQSGNLGVSSSLVAGTNGGGTIVSSGGGRVAPEPSLIRVQLDGNYLNVNAVESDDRVLVPMRVILEALGAQVDWEDSTQTVVARKGSDFLRLQIDNPVPTLNGRSLRKLDVPARLIDDHAMVPVRFVSENFGAKVNWDENARTVIIRSNQ